From the genome of Magnolia sinica isolate HGM2019 chromosome 12, MsV1, whole genome shotgun sequence:
AGATCTGAGaaaaggcatatatatatatatatatatatatatatatatatatatatatatatatatatatatatctatgtctatatttatatatatatatatatatatatatatatatataaaaacaaaaatatatatatatatatatatatatggaaaaggttctatgtggtcgaactcatgagaacttcccatgcggtcgagttgtgtgggcctcaccatgatgtatatcgaacatcaacaccgtgcatttaatgggtcccctttaaattatgggatatcccaaaaatcaactagaactcaggtgggccatgccatctacaatcatgtgaagacatgcctaaaacatataaaagcacttggtgggggccaCCTGAAATGTGGAtatatctaaaacttggtctgacccctcatccaagtgggacacacataatggatgggctggatttgtgaaccacatctcggtgggcccaactaatgattatgaatgttttaatgaagggtaacccctctcaacttttgtatctggtgtggcccataaaagtcacggattgacttgatgtttaggccctaggcccaccatggaatggtgcatctaactgatgtggtagatgttcgacacgcatcacggtgggaacacattgctcgacctcatgggaagacCACAGTACAGTTTCGCTATAcgtatatatgtgtatgtatatataggaatgcacacctttgcacatgtatCATGGGCTCAAAATCTGAATAGTCCACATGATGTGGCATGCCCTGAAAAtctatgggcccaattttcagcctgacacaaaattctagtgggctatagcaaagagaaatgcgaATTAACGGAAGAAACTATTTcattttgccatggcccactagagttttatatCGGGCTGAAAATTGGGCATGTGAGGTTTCAgggggtgccacatcacgtgtACTATTCAGATTCTATGCCCATGACATTTGTGTAAAGGTGCGCATTGGCACTCACATAAGAAGGTGAGTATGTGAGcattcctctgtgtgtgtgtgtgtgtgtgtgtgtgtgtgtgtgtgtgtgtgtacatgcatgctcacctatgcacgtgcgcacctttgcacacgtatcatgggcatctaatccaaacggtccataagatgcggaatcccatgaaacccaatgggatgaattttcaccctgatttaagattctggtgggccatagcaaagagaaatgcaaatcaagggaagaaactattttcatttttcatggcccaccaaagttttggtttaaAGTTAAAATTGGTACCAGgttttcatgaggttctgcttcacatggaccgttcaaattttcgAGACTcgtcatgtatgatgagttctcaaaaaagttcataggACTTCCGTGTGAATTGGTTCGCAATTGAGCattccactatatatatatatatatatatatatatatatatatatatatatatatatatatatatatatatatatataaaaggaaatggtactatgaggtcgacctcatgggaacttcttatgaggtcgagctatgtgggccccaccatgatgtgtgtcgaacttCTACCCAATTAGTCAGATGCACTATTTCATGGTAGGCtatgagcttaaaaatcaagtcaaactATGACTTGAGTGGCCACACGACATATAACAGTTGAGGGGGGTTGCTCTCCCATTAAAGCATTTATAATtatgtattgggcccatcaagatgtggttcataaatccaaaccatccattgtgtgtgccccacttggatgaggggacaAGCCAATTTCCAGCTGCATCCAAAAGTCAGGTGGGACCAAGTACTTTTGTAAGttctaggcatgtcttcacattgttttagatggtatggaccacctgagtttcttatatggctgatttttggcatatcccataacctaaaggtgacccatcaaatgcacagtgttgatcgatgttcgacacacatcatgatggagcccacacagcttggttcccatgaggtcgatctcATAGTAccattccatatatatatatatatatatatatatatatatatatatatatatgaggaatgctcacctatgcacatgTTTTCATGAGTTCTCCTGAAAACTTTTTCAGAACTGATCACCTGTGGTATGACCCCAAAATCTTAACTATCCACGTGATACAATACCCCGTGAAACTCCAAGGCCCAActtttatctaaaacttttgtgagccatgacaaaagagagaaagggaggaaactgttttcttttaaaatggcccaccaaagttttagatcagggtgaaagttgGGTAGTAGGAtttacatggggtgctacatcacatAGATAGTTCAGATTTGGTGCTAATATCATGTGAGATAGATTTAAAaaagtgagcattcctctctctataTTTTCCCAAGAACTCATAAAAacattttgagaactcatctctcATGATAGGagctcaaaatctgaaccatccatgtgatgcaacTACCCATTGAAACTGCTAGGTCCCAACTTTtatccttatccaaaactttggtgagcaATGGCAAAAGAgaaaaatcaagggagaaaaatattttcttttgccatggtCCACTAAAGTTTTAAATTAGGGTAAAAGTTGGCACTTAGGggtctgcatcacatggacggtttagaATGAATTTACACTCATATCAAGAGAGATAAATCTGAAAAGGTTCTCATGAGTTCCATGAGAATTGGTGGgcaggtgatatatatatatatatatatatatatatatatatatatagagagagagagagagagagagagagagagagagagagagagagagagagagagagagagagagagagacgctcaAAGGAGAAATGGTGATAGAATATAGAATCAGCAAAAGGTCTAGCTTACTTGGATGAGAGAGAAAACAATGAGCATCATGAGGCCGGCAAACAAGAATGGCCCAAGGAACCCGAAATCATGCCCTCTTCTAGCTGCCCAGAACGTGTAGAGGGTAAGGCTTACGACGATCACCGTTGTTAGAATGACAGCTTCGAGAATAGCCTTTCCTGttttgcaataaggatttcagGTATTAAATGTACTTGGTGTTGTGAGGCATATTTACACACGTTGTACCTTGTTTGGAACTATAAAAAGATTTTAGCTGAAGGTCGTAGGcagataaacacatatatcattttcAGTTGGCAATTGAAGGGCTCAAAACAAAACAAGCACATCTTGTCCTTTAATATGCATGTTTTAACATGATCAGTAGACTAAAAGGCTTAATGGTTATTTTTTTACTCAATCAGGAATTCAAGTACAAACTTTGGTGTGGTGAGCTTGGCAACATTATAACAAATTGTAACTACAATAAATGACAGGTTGAAGTTGAAATCATCAGCCATAAAACAGCATAACAGCATGTAGTGAttgaaatcatgcttaaaacatttaaaagctcttggtggggcccacctgaattttgtaatggcctaaaatttagtgtaacccctcatccaagtgggaataaCACGATGGATGTACTGGATGCCTAAATCACATCTCACTAGGCCCTATATACaatcaggaaagtttcaatggtgggcatccaatctcaattgttgtatgttgtatggcccatctaagtcatggattggcctgagtTTTAGGGTCATAAATCATCAAGTAAGGGAGCATCCcattaatgggatggatgtccatcacacatcaaatcatggtagggcccacagagctccacctcatgggaagctctccctctctctctctctaaaaaaaacaaatgattatatatatatgtgtgggaaatggttccatgcgatcgagctcatgggatcttcccatgaggtcgagctgtgtgggatgcatttgatgggtcccctttaaattatgggatatgccaaaaaatcagccggaacttaggtgggccatatcatttaaaatcatgtaaagacatgcctaaaacatataaaatcacttggtggggcctagcTAAAATTTGCAcgcatttgaaacttggtttgactactcatccaagtgggacacacataatgaatggtctcgATTTGTTAAAAACATCTTggtggacccaacaaatgatcatgaatgttttaatgggaaggtaaACCCTTtcaacttctatatgtggtgtgtcccacccaagtcatggattgacttgatttttaagctcatggcccaccatctgactgatggggtagatgtttgacatgcatcacggtgggacccacacatgcagctcagcctcatgggaagttcccatgagctcgaccaaaTAGAACCATTCCCgcctcacacacatatatataaggaAAACTCTAATTagggtttctttatttcttaccGCCGGAGAAGCTACAGGCCACTCCAACTAGAAAGCTGATAGAGACGGTGAACAGAGCAAGGAGAAGAAAATTCCAGGGATGCTTCTGATGGTAGGCACGCAAAGGAAACAAAActgcacaaaataataataataataataagagttgagataattaaaaagaagaaaaaaataaacaagaAACAAGAAGCCACACTAAAGAATGGAATTTTCTCTCAAGAAGCCTGGAATTACCAATTAATGAGAAGAAAAATATGGCAAAGAAGACCCAGATACTGGCTTTGGAATGGGCGAAGAAGTTGGAGATGTGATGGACGGAGATGACAGTATAGGCCACGCCAAGGGTAATCAGaacttggacggtgaggatggcgTAAACCTTACGGATGAAGGCCCATCTCAACTGGCAGTTCTCTTTCATGTCAGGGTAGAGGATCTGGGGCCCAGCTTCAATGTCGCCCGTCTTGCCATTGCtggatgtttccttcatcttctccttcttttcttttcttttcttttcttttcttcaactgTGCTGTTGCAGCGAAAGAGAGACCGAGTTttcgacggaagcggattggctggtgtaccacacaccagctatatagctgaagtagatacgtgtcgtgcgggacgcggatttcctgcgaaagcctttcgcaggagtttcctgcgcaagaatgctaggtggggcccacccaaatgtttttaaaacatctactccatccatccgatTTATGAGATCAATTTAGGATGTGCGACCAGAAATGAGGTGTGTCCAACACTCACATGGCCATAaagaggaaaaagtgggcatACAGTAAGCACCGTTGAAGCGTTTTTATGGCCAttcaagttttgtatcaggctataattttggtgttttcgcttcatcccaTTCGGAATGACCTTGTAAAAGGTTTGGATAtcgtataaacatcaaggtggagctcagtAAAGTTtaaacggtagaaatttctttcccaattttctctctcgtgtgacctacttgagtgTTGTATCCACCCCATTTCTTCTAAAATGTACTAAAACGagatcaaaaaatggatgaacggaatggatttataacgtacattgcagtgggccccacccagcatccttgtgcaggaacttactgcaaaggctttcgcagaaaatccgcgtcctgtcgtgccaagacgagcgCTGACTCTCCTCCATctccgagttgtaccaacggttcaaaggagataaaagttacatggccccatgtatttattatatccacaccgttaatccattattcgagatcatcttagagcattagacaaaaaattaattatataaaaatctcaaatggaccacaccaaaaatagcatctAGATAATAAATtttactgttaaaaaattcgtagggctcacgataacatttattttccatctaatctgttgataatgatttttactgttaaaaatttcatagggctcaccataacatttattttccatccacatctgttgataaggccacgaaCACCtgtatgaataggaaaaataaataaatttaatgttGATCAGAAACTTCTTTTAACCCCAAAagcgtttcaatggtagacggtcAATCCCCACTGCAAAaatgcagtgtggtctactttatcttcatatctgtcttatttttgtacACAGCCTTACCACGAGTTTgacaaatgggtggatggtttagatataaaacatacctcctGATGGTACCCATAAAATTTACTGACGTCAGTACATCATCTGTATAGCTGGCGTGTGTACACCAGCCGATCCGTTTCCGCGAAAATTGTTTACTCCCTGCCACCAGCGTATGGTTgatggtcggtgttatgtggacccaccataatccatgtgtttcattcattccatcgatctatttttctagattattttataatatgagacgaaaaataaagtatatcacaatctcaagtaagaccacattacgggaaacagtgttgaatggacaatgatcattaaaaactttttggggccataaaagttttggatcaagtttatttttgattttttttccttcatctatgtctgtatgacctaattagaAGATTTGATAGGAAATAAACAGTACGGtcggccttacgaggattttaatggtggatatcccattACTAttgtcttcctgtggtgtggtcaacctgagatttatatccctctcatttttgggatcaagccataaaatgatctttaaaattggatgaacggcatggatgaaaaacatacatcatggtagggcccacatagcgcCGACCATCAACCACCTGGCTAGTGCCAGGGGtggagccaatccgtttccgttttcgGCGGGACTGACTGATTTAAATAGTACGGATCGTACGTAGATTGCCTGCGAAACTTTGGGACGCGGTTTCGGTAGATCCACGACATGTGTAGGAccactgactgtggggcccaccttgatgcatgtgactacatccacgccgtccatctgtactTAAAATTCATTTTAAAGTAATAcgagaaaaatgaagcagattcaaatctcagatggaccatggcACAGGAAAGAGTAAGAGTAGTAAactagtaattgaccattaaaaaatttttagaGGCTACAAAAGCtctgatgatatttgtgtggtatctTCGTATGGGTCTTTGTGAGCttatcaacaggtcggatggaaAATTAGCATTCCGGTGGATtccatgaaggttttaatggtggggattcaatcacgactgcttcctgtggtgtggttcatctaaGAATTtggcatgcttcattttttgtaattatgttctaaaatgagctttgaaaatggttgaacggcctggatttaagaaaaatacatcactgtgagctccACAGTTAGGGTCCCACCCACTTTGGTGGTCCTGGTCTCACCCAATAGCTTCTCGAAAGTATGGGCCTACCCAAAACCTATCCTGTTTGGAAACGGGACATTGGGGGAAGGTTTATCAGAATAGCGGCGATTAGGCAATACCTCCACCGGACCTACCTAGAGATGGACaagatctgtgaggcccactttgatgtatgtgtttcatccacaccgtcgatTCATTTTCAAAATTATGagataaaaatgagacagatcaaatgctctagtggaccatatcacagaaacagtgaggattgaatgcctgtcGTTGAAAACCTCCTGcgagacaaaaaaaaataaaaataaaaaaaattggatcaaacttatatttatgtttttccttccttCATGTACACGTGACCTtctgagcaggttggatggcaaataaacattacaataaacCATAGGAAGGTTTAATGGGGGAGATTATTGTCACCACTTGttcttgtagtgtgggccacTCGACCCTTCAATCCATCTCCATTTTAGGATCAtaccataaaaattttaatatatatatatatatatatatatatatatatatatatataaactttcaAAATGATTAAacgttggataaaacacatgtatcacaatgggccgtgcAGAGCCATGACAGGATCGTCAAGCTCTGGTTAGCTACTGGTGGGGTAGTATCCAAAGCGTGCTGGGATTGGATTAGGTGCGCCCTTgccatggacgcggattgcgtcctagccCCGCCAGGATGGTAATTCGTcctggcagggctctgtggggtccaccgtgatgtaaacgttttatccatgttgttaatctcttttctcagatcattttaaggtgtgatcctaaaaatgaggcaggtgcaTAGCTCCAggtgaccacaccaaaggaagctgcggtgataatgacacccaccgttgaaacctttgcaatggccaccgtgatgtttttttaccatccaacctgttaataaggtcacgtagacgtcTATGAAGTGAAAAACAAAATTCAGCTTGATATGAgacttctccaactcccaagaagtttttaacggtggatgttaaATCTCCACTTTGTGGTCAATCTAAGCCTCGACCTGACTCATTTATagcataataccttaaaatgatacgagcaAAGCGATGAACGACGTAGATAATATGCtttcatcattgtgggccccacaaaccccTGCCCGGACAGATTACCATCCTCGAGGTAGGATGCACGTTCCCTTGCCATGGGCCTACCCTGACGTGTGGTAGAGGATTCGGCTTCCATTGTTCTTTGGAAACGGTATCAGCTAGGGTCTTGTGAGGGTGTACTCGGGTTTATCTGATCCTGAATCCCAAATGCACACGCATTACTAGGGATTTTCGGGCTCGGCTGGGTGGGatcctgtggagcccaccttgatgtattttccttgtgtctacgccgtccatcgaattgaaagctcattttaggaatggactagaaaatgaagcaaatccaaatctaaggtacaccacaccactggaaacagtctTTCTGAatccccagtgggggtggctaacatggagtgtgtgtactgacatgggtgtgtactaacaagctaacccaaaataataataataataataataattttactgAATCACTCACATTAAAAATTAATGAGTTTGaccataatgtctattttccatccaacttgttaataagatAACAAGACCTGaacgaagagaccacacaaatatcatctcaatccaatttttttaatagttcataagaagtttttaattgttaattactatttcatgtaatatgatccacttgagatatcGATCTACATTATTTTTATCGTTACCTAAAATGAAATTTAaataaggatggacggcatggatgtaaggaagatacatcaaggtagatcccacagcaagggatcccacccacctcccAAGCATGTTGGGGCGGTTATTCATCAGTAGTGTGTTCGAAAGGACCCTCATCTAAAGGGGGGAGGCTTGCCACGTGTCAAAGGTTTGGACCATTCATTAATAGTGCACCCAGTTAATATGCTATATACCAAAAATTACTGTGGGATACTCATCACGTCCTTTGAATTTCATGGCCCATGGTAAAGCTCCATTTTCTTGTAATGCATGGGAAagtaattttttttacttttgctCAAGAATCATGTTGgaccactaatcaggtgggccacggttCATGAAACAGATGTACGGTGTAAAAGAACTTTGCTAAAGTTTTCGAAGATATCCATCTGTTCAAACGTGGTGGTCTACTGGATGAGTGTAGCCTCTTGTTTTCTAGGTGTGATGAGAGCATTTTTAGTCAGACCCTCCTGTTGAAATTGTGGTTTTTTGAAAAGTTCCAAAAtccaaaatttcaggattttgccGCTAAAACGTTTTTTGGAATTTTCAAATctaaaagtgcggtgtgtgctttaTCCTAGATTAGAAATGGTAAGAATCTTTTTGGGGTTTACATATAGACttatgaagagtattcttacttggatgtTTTGGATGTGGAgacgcactggaacacacgcacgcgctcgggcacgggcgtgggcagtgtggctgtagtggtgcTAAttagcgcactttgcacttcgtacATGTGCGATACGTCTAGTCAGAGCCTAAGGGCCGTGGGTCTGAAATGAGCCTTGGTTTTATAGGCAACTGAGAACAGTCGGATCATAAATCCAAAACGTTCAGCAGTTTCTAAAAACGGCTAgctgccttgaaagccacaacggtccgaaagcGAACAGACTATaatgatccaacggtcggatcttgTGATCTGACAACCAGAAACGTTTGGGATTAATGGTCAACGGTCAGAAACGTTTTCCAAATATTCTGAACCATTGATATCCACCTAGCAATGGTTCATTATCTAGAGCCTATATGACCATTCCAGTCTAAACTTATCATCTCAACACCACCTCTCCTATCAAATTCTCCAGATATCCCATTTACAATATTAACTAGTCCACTGTTTGGTTCTATTAGAACAAATCTACTACGTTTAACGTTCCtaagtggacccatcgtgattgctgcacaccGGATCCAGACAAgcttgtcttatcctagaagcaattcgcttgtaacccatcaacaatttgATAAGGGGgcaaatcacgctttaaggacactGAAAGCGTGATATGGACACCGAAAGCGTTGCATCAGTCAAACTAATGAACTAGGATctaatccgattggaccgatttGATAGTTCAAATTTTACTAGGTGGTaggacaagctgaaattcctACTAACTGCTCTAAAGATTTTCTACATCCTGGACCCGACTCTCCAGCCTCTGCCTAAAGCGAAGGACACTGACACTTCAGAATAAGTTGTTGTTAGGAACAAGtgacaagaagatgaactgttgtgtCGTGATCACATTCTTGACGCTCTCTCTAATCGGTTATACGATCTGTACACGGAGACCACATCAGCTAAAGAAATATGGAGCGCACTagaatacaaatacaaggctgaagaggaaggtacacagaaattCCTAATTGTCTGGCATTTCGACTTCACGATAATAGACAATTTGCCGCTGCTGGCCCAAATCCATAAATTACAATTAATTGTAAATAAGATAAAGGCATTAAAAATAGACCTACCTGAATCCTTTAAAGTTGGAGCTATTATCGTCAAATTGCCTCCGAGCTTGAAAGACTACAAGAAGAAGCTACTGCATAAATCTAAAGAATTCACCCTGGAACCAATCCAAAAacatcttcgtattgaagaagaatcccataaccgagacaaaaaggatgacactaatggtgcatcctcatccaaggtgaatgCAATAGAAAGACCATCCCAAAATAATAACTATGAGAAGTCTGATTCCCTTAAACCCAACAAATatcaaggaaaattcaagaaaacccaaaagaaggaaaatgacAAACCCAAAGGATCTTACTATGTATGCGGCAAGACTGAACATTACACCTGAGTCTGTGGGGACCGTAAAAagcctaagggcgtgtttgggcagtgagattagaagggatgaggtgggatgggattcatctggtcctgtgccaattccactccatgtttgggaagaatggaaaagcttggaattagattagatggaattacattgggtcccgtgctaatttcactcaatgttagcaagttgtgtaggtcccaccatgatgtgtgggctatatccacaccgtccacctatttttcgagattattttagagcatgggccaaaaaatcaagtaaatctaaatctcaagtggaccccaccatagaaagcaatggggattgaatacttaccgttgaaaacttctttggggccacataagttttagatctacctcatttttaggctcatgccataaaatgaggttacaaaacaaatgaatggtttagatataacacgtgtgttattcttagtgatttcaaatgatggtgggtatattcattcaatgtaccactgtattaccaataaagcatgacattaatcttatcccatggcaaaaggggacaatccctgccatgggtaataattatgttttttgaatcccatcccacctaatcccttctaatcccaccgcccaaacagaccctaagggtGGATGCCCAATATTTTGATTTCGAAAGTAATGCGAATGCATTTGACTGGAAATTAATGCATAGGCAATCCGTATGTTAATCATACCAGttaactaaaatgatttggcaagaTCAACGGATAGGATTGTCCAAGAGTCATTAAAAGtagaaaagaagaacaaaaaggGAGAAAGTTACAGGCAAACGaaccgtggaattactctttacctctggaaagaaggtaatcctgaccaacgtactgcTTGTCCTAGACATAAGGATGAATCTTATCTCAAGGGATCTCTTAAGCAAATctgggattagggttgtgtttgaatcgggcaagctgatcttgtccaaaaatgaaaattttataagtaagggatatgcttgtaatgggatgatcaaattatctctgaatgaaaagaattcttctacTTAAATGATTGAGTCTTTTATgctatggcatggtagactagcccatattaGCTACAGTACCATAAAATTCATGGTTAAGAACGGCTTAATATCATACAATAATAGTGataaagataaatgtgaagtatgcatatggtctaaataataaagaaaccatttcctagtgttgagagatcatctcaaatattataCCTAGTACATGCtaacatatgtgaactaaatggcgTTCTTACCCATGGAGGGAAAAGGTACTTCATAATGTTTATAGATGTTGttcgagatatatatatatatatatatatatatatatatatatatatatatctgttaaaattaaaagataaaacatTTAATGCAGTCAAGATATATAAAttcgaagtagaaaatcaattagttaaaaatattaaaatccttcataGTGACCGAGAatgagaatatttctctaatgaattttctacctattgtgaagaacacggcATAATACATTAGTACACAAtaccttatacaccacaacaaaatggtatagcaaagagaaaaaataggacCTTAGTTGAAATGGTCAACTCATTGCTAATACCAGCACAGTTGTCATTAAACCTATGACGATAAGCATTGTTAGCCacatgtcatgttttaaatagaattccatctaagaaaaccaagacctaTCCATACAAAAtgtggaaaggaagaaaaccaaacatagggtatcttggagtgtgggggtgtctttcATACTGCAGAACTccagaacctaaaagaactaagttaggaccaagagctatcaagtgtgtccttgtaggatatgcacaacatagtgaggcccacagacTTCTAGAATTATACTCTAATGTAATCATAGAGTttagagatgtagagttctttgagaactctgTATTCACGGAGAAAAAGAATACTGAGATTCAATCTCTTAGTGAAACCATAAAAGCaacacaactagaagtagaaacACTAAGTGAACCTCGTAAGAGCcaaagagcaagagtagagaagagtcttgatcctgatcaaatagactctcagcgactctcttttcatctagttgatggtgatagagagaaggtgattaggaaaatacatataattttaattatagaAGATGAAcataaaacctttagtgaagttaTGTCTTTAAGCGACTCCACTTTTTGAAAAGAGGTCATTAATGATGAAATTGATTCAATAATATCTAAACAAACATAGGAACTGGTATATCTACCTCTAGGTTTTAAACCAATAGGttataagtgggtatttaagaaaaaatatcacattgatggtacaattcaaacctttaaggcaagattagttgctaagggtttccGACAGAAAGAAGAAATCGATTgttttgacacttattcaccagtagctaGAATAaatcgattaggatcttattcgctctAGCATCCTTACATCATCtttatatccatcaaatggacgtgaagaca
Proteins encoded in this window:
- the LOC131220060 gene encoding protein LIFEGUARD 2-like encodes the protein MKETSSNGKTGDIEAGPQILYPDMKENCQLRWAFIRKVYAILTVQVLITLGVAYTVISVHHISNFFAHSKASIWVFFAIFFFSLIVLFPLRAYHQKHPWNFLLLALFTVSISFLVGVACSFSGGKAILEAVILTTVIVVSLTLYTFWAARRGHDFGFLGPFLFAGLMMLIVFSLIQVFVPLGKISTMIFGALAALLFCGYIVYDTDNLIKRYSYDEHIVAAISLYLDILNLFMALLQILNAD